Genomic DNA from bacterium:
TTTAATGTTTCAGCAGTTGTGCGATATTCAATCCAAATTTCATGATACTTATAAAGAGCAGATAACCCAGCCGATACAGCAATTATCACACCTAATGCACCTATTATTATCAAATGATATGGAATAGTTGTCCCAATACCCGCCAAAAAAGGAATAAGAGCAGCAGCGATAATTTCCAGAAGCCTTAACCACTTAAACCATTTCTGGTTAGTTTGGCTTTTTTTACTATACCAATTTATTTGATCATTAAGCCGATTATTAATATATT
This window encodes:
- a CDS encoding DUF4231 domain-containing protein → MTEEEYINNRLNDQINWYSKKSQTNQKWFKWLRLLEIIAAALIPFLAGIGTTIPYHLIIIGALGVIIAVSAGLSALYKYHEIWIEYRTTAETLKHEKYLYQTKCPPYNNNDAFCSLVQRVEGLISKENTQWSRYTEKTKIT